The Trichosurus vulpecula isolate mTriVul1 chromosome 3, mTriVul1.pri, whole genome shotgun sequence genome includes a window with the following:
- the CNRIP1 gene encoding CB1 cannabinoid receptor-interacting protein 1, which translates to MGDLPSLVRLSIALRIQPNDGPVFFKVDGQRFGQNRTIKLLTGSSYKVEVKIKPTTLQVKDISIGGVVVPLELKSKEPDGDRVVYTGIYDTEGVAPTKSGERQPIQITMPFTDIGTFETVWQVKFYNYHKRDHCQWGSPFSVIEYECKPNETRSLMWVNKESFL; encoded by the exons ATGGGGGACCTCCCGAGCCTCGTGCGCCTCTCCATCGCTCTCCGGATCCAGCCTAACGATGGTCCGGTCTTCTTCAAAGTGGACGGGCAACGCTTCGGTCAGAATCGGACCATCAAGCTGCTCACTGGTTCCTCTTACAAGGTGGAGGTGAAGATCAAGCCCACCACTCTCCAAGTGAA AGACATCTCCATTGGTGGTGTGGTTGTCCCATTAGAGCTGAAATCCAAAGAGCCTGATGGGGACAGAGTTGTTTACACAGGAATATATGACACAGAAGGAGTGGCCCCAACAAAAAGTGGGGAGCGGCAACCTATCCAGATTACCATGCCT TTCACTGATATTGGGACCTTTGAGACTGTGTGGCAAGTGAAGTTCTACAATTACCACAAACGGGATCATTGCCAATGGGGAAGCCCCTTCTCTGTCATTGAGTATGAGTGCAAGCCCAATGAGACACGAAGCTTGATGTGGGTGAACAAGGAATCATTCTTATGA